AAAAGATGGCTGGATCGAAAAACGAAAACAAGAGCTAACAAATTGACAGTCCCCTTTTTAAAAAGTATTATAAACTATTAATAATAAAAAAAATATTATGTATAAAAAAATTTTATTACCTACTGATGGTTCTACATTTGCATCTGAAGAAGTTGAAAGAGCCACAAAATTATTATCTGATGATGGCGAAGTTATAATATTATCTGTTGCATCTAAATTAACAGCTACAACATTTCAAAGCAAAAAAGAAATTGAAAAAGTTAATCGTGCAATGTACGAAGAAGCTGAAGGATATGTTAATAGCATGGCAGAATTGTTTGATGAAGATATGCCTGTTACAAAAAAAGTAATTGTTGGTTTTCCAGCTGAAGTAATCTGTGAATTTGCTGAAGAAGAAGACATTGATTTAATCATTATTTCTGCATCAGGTAAAAGTGGATTTCATAAATTGATTATTGGAAGCGTAGCCGAAAAAGTACTT
This genomic interval from Methanobrevibacter oralis contains the following:
- a CDS encoding universal stress protein, which codes for MYKKILLPTDGSTFASEEVERATKLLSDDGEVIILSVASKLTATTFQSKKEIEKVNRAMYEEAEGYVNSMAELFDEDMPVTKKVIVGFPAEVICEFAEEEDIDLIIISASGKSGFHKLIIGSVAEKVLKTTQKDVLLVHGN